CGTCCGGCTCTTGAAGCTAAAGGATTTCAAGTTATTCAAGAAATGGACGATTTGGCTAATATCAAAAGCGGTAAAGTCGCCGGACTTTTTGCTAATGGTCATTTAGATTCATATCCAAAACGCGGAGAATTTCTCGTTAATGGTTCCGATAAGGCAATGGAAATATTAAATCAAGATGATAAAGGTTTCTTTTTGATGATAGAAGGCTCTCAGATAGATTGGGCCGGACACGATAATGATATTGGTTACACTATTGAAGAAATGCTGGATTTTGATCGTACTGTTGGAGAAGTATTAAAATTTGCCGAAAAAGATGGGCACACCTTGGTTATTGTTACCGCCGATCATGAAACCGGAGGTTTAAGTGTTATTAATGGTGATATTGAACAGGGAATGGTAGAAGCAAAATTTAATACTACTGGTCATTCATCTGTTATGGTTCCTGTATTTGCTTACGGACCGGGCGCAGAAAAATTTTGTGGTATTTATGAAAACACTGCTATTTTTGACAAAATGATGGAAGCCTTTGGCTTCACTAAATAAATGAATCTTTCTAAACCACTCGCAGAACTTCTTCGTCCTACTGATTTCGATCATTATATTGGTCAGGAACATTTAGTAGGGAAAGACGGCATATTGCAAAAATCTCTCAATTCAGGTAATATCCCATCCATGATTTTATGGGGACCTCCGGGTGTTGGAAAAACAACTTTGGCTTTTATTTTAGCACAGAATCTCGAAATCCCTTTTTATTCACTCAGCGCAATTAACGCCGGAGTGAAAACCGTTAGAGAAGTTATTGAACGAGCAAAAGCAAGTGGCAGAAAATCGATACTCTTTTTAGATGAGATACATCGTTTTAGTAAATCGCAGCAAGATTCTTTGTTGGGAGCTGTAGAAACGGGAATAATAACTTTGGTTGGTGCAACCACAGAAAATCCGTCTTTTGAAGTTATTTCTCCTTTGCTATCGCGATGTCAGATATATATCTTAAAAGCTTTAGAGAAAAAGCATTTGGAGACCTTGCTAAATCAAGCGGTAGCTTATTTCAAAGAGGAGTTTAAATTAGAACTTAAAGTTGATGAAACCGAAGCCCTTTTTAGAGTTTCAGGAGGTGATGCACGTAAGTTATTCAACGCTATAGAAT
This genomic interval from Bacteroidales bacterium contains the following:
- a CDS encoding replication-associated recombination protein A, producing MNLSKPLAELLRPTDFDHYIGQEHLVGKDGILQKSLNSGNIPSMILWGPPGVGKTTLAFILAQNLEIPFYSLSAINAGVKTVREVIERAKASGRKSILFLDEIHRFSKSQQDSLLGAVETGIITLVGATTENPSFEVISPLLSRCQIYILKALEKKHLETLLNQAVAYFKEEFKLELKVDETEALFRVSGGDARKLFNAIELVVGTFSSEEKTISLNNKLVGHIIQKNLAIYDKKGEMHYDIISAFIKSIRGSDPNGAVYWLARMIEGGEDIKFIARRLLILASEDIGNANPNALLLANSCFDAVSKIGYPEGRIILSQTTIYLANSVKSNSTYIAIKKAQQLVQETGDLP